A genomic region of Desulfobulbaceae bacterium contains the following coding sequences:
- a CDS encoding exonuclease SbcCD subunit D C-terminal domain-containing protein has translation MRILHTSDWHLGQNFYTKDRKKEHEKFLNWLLHCLTANQVDALIVAGDIFDTAAPPNYALEQYYRFIKGLAKTPCRQTVIVGGNHDSASNLQAPKDLLKLFNVHIVGSISKQSSVEDILVLDNDKGEPVGVVCAVPFLRERDIRSAVPGETYADKSLAYQNGIASYYCNMLTEALKICAGLGGAVRLPIIATGHLFTAGSELSDGVRDIAVGSLDGISTSVFPAGYDYVALGHLHKPQRVGGHDTIRYSGSPLPLSFGEARLAKQVVIVDFVAGKPAEIRTVEVPGFQAIESVKGDWPVIENYFDSIRNREDEIWLEVVLETDDWGEQAKVRIDALAKGTSAQVLVVKRAGRNVLALRETASRPTLAEFLPAEVFGELLKLAEIDDEVKRTELTLCHDELLERAWQRWRLTKDED, from the coding sequence GTGCGAATACTCCACACGTCCGACTGGCATCTCGGTCAAAATTTTTACACTAAAGACAGGAAGAAGGAGCATGAGAAGTTTCTTAATTGGCTCTTACACTGTTTGACAGCTAATCAGGTCGATGCACTGATAGTTGCCGGAGACATTTTTGACACGGCAGCGCCACCCAACTATGCTTTGGAGCAGTACTATCGTTTCATCAAGGGCTTAGCTAAGACCCCGTGTCGTCAGACCGTAATTGTTGGCGGTAATCATGATTCTGCCTCAAATCTTCAGGCCCCAAAAGATCTTCTGAAGCTATTTAATGTTCATATCGTTGGCAGTATTTCAAAACAATCGTCTGTAGAAGATATTTTGGTCTTAGATAATGATAAGGGAGAGCCTGTTGGTGTTGTCTGTGCTGTTCCATTTTTGCGGGAGCGAGATATTCGTAGCGCTGTCCCAGGTGAAACCTATGCCGATAAGAGCCTTGCCTATCAAAATGGTATTGCCAGTTATTACTGCAACATGCTGACTGAGGCCCTGAAAATCTGTGCCGGCCTGGGTGGGGCAGTAAGGTTGCCAATTATTGCAACCGGACATCTGTTCACTGCTGGCAGCGAATTGAGTGACGGAGTTCGTGATATTGCGGTGGGCAGTCTTGATGGTATCTCGACATCTGTTTTTCCTGCTGGGTATGATTATGTGGCCCTTGGTCATCTGCATAAGCCGCAGCGTGTTGGTGGGCACGATACGATCCGTTACTCGGGGTCGCCCTTGCCTTTAAGTTTTGGTGAAGCGCGCTTGGCCAAGCAGGTTGTAATTGTCGATTTTGTTGCTGGAAAACCAGCCGAAATCAGGACGGTTGAGGTGCCTGGTTTTCAGGCTATTGAGTCTGTTAAAGGCGATTGGCCGGTCATTGAAAACTATTTCGACAGCATCAGGAATCGTGAAGACGAGATATGGCTGGAGGTTGTTTTGGAAACAGATGATTGGGGGGAGCAGGCAAAGGTGCGAATTGATGCCTTAGCCAAGGGGACATCAGCTCAGGTGTTGGTTGTCAAGCGTGCAGGGCGAAACGTATTAGCGCTGCGCGAGACTGCATCCCGCCCTACGTTGGCAGAATTTCTTCCTGCAGAGGTCTTTGGTGAACTGCTTAAGCTAGCCGAGATTGACGACGAGGTTAAACGTACAGAGCTGACTTTATGTCATGATGAGTTGCTGGAACGAGCCTGGCAGCGGTGGAGGCTGACCAAGGATGAAGATTAA